A genomic segment from Glycine soja cultivar W05 chromosome 20, ASM419377v2, whole genome shotgun sequence encodes:
- the LOC114403290 gene encoding putative pentatricopeptide repeat-containing protein At3g16710, mitochondrial: MAGKVLEMRDFCEYMVKDRCPGAEEALVALVHTFVGHRRIKEAIAVLVNMNLGGYRPPIEVFNVLLGALVGGESRDFQSALFVYKEMVKACVLPTVDTLNYLLEVLFATNRNELALHQFKRMNNKGCDPNSKTFEILVKGLIERGRVDEAATVLEQMLKHKCQPDLGFYTCIIPLFCRENKVEEAVKLFKMMKDSDFVPDSFIYEVLVRCFCNNLQLDSAVSLINEMIEIGMPPKHNVLVDMMNCFCELGKINEAIMFLEDTQVHETAPFNTLLEGCCNAGEVLAANVLLETMSERNIADCQSWNILIRWLCENEETNKAYILLGRMIKSFVILDHATYSALVVGKCRLGKYEEAMELFHQIYARCWVLDFASYSELVGGLSDIKHSQDAIEVFHYMSMKRCSLHSLSFYKLIKCVCDSGQVNQAIRLWQLAYFCGISCCIATHTTIMRELSKSRRAEDLLAFLSQMLMVGSNLDLEAYCILFQSMSKHNKVKECVLFFNMMVHEGLIPDPDRLFDQLSFIANHSQLSMIPSAIDRISDGDILNPAMFGLLITALLKEGKEHEARRLLDLMLEKGWLPDATTHNLLIGSDVRERSQAMLFDNSASLDSVSNILAEGLGDP, from the coding sequence ATGGCCGGGAAAGTTTTGGAAATGAGGGATTTTTGTGAATACATGGTTAAGGATAGGTGCCCAGGTGCTGAAGAAGCTCTTGTGGCATTGGTTCATACATTTGTGGGGCATCGTAGGATTAAAGAAGCTATTGCAGTCTTAGTGAATATGAATTTGGGTGGTTATAGGCCCCCAATTGaagtttttaatgttttattgggTGCTCTTGTGGGAGGAGAGAGTAGAGATTTTCAAAGTGCCTTGTTTGTTTATAAAGAGATGGTGAAGGCATGTGTGTTACCTACAGTTGACACTTTGAATTATTTGTTGGAGGTTTTGTTCGCCACCAATCGGAATGAGTTGGCTTTACATCAATTTAAAAGAATGAACAATAAAGGGTGTGATCCAAATAGTAAGACCTTTGAGATTCTTGTGAAGGGTCTCATTGAAAGGGGTCGAGTGGATGAAGCTGCTACTGTTTTAGAGCAAATGCTCAAACACAAATGTCAACCTGATTTGGGTTTTTATACTTGTATTATACCTCTCTTTTGCAGAGAAAATAAAGTAGAGGAGGCTGTGAAGTTGTTTAAAATGATGAAAGATTCCGATTTTGTACCCGATTCTTTCATTTATGAGGTTCTAGTACGGTGCTTTTGCAACAACTTGCAGTTGGATTCTGCTGTAAGCCTCATAAATGAGATGATAGAAATtggtatgccaccaaaacataatGTTCTTGTAGATATGATGAATTGCTTTTGTGAATTAGGGAAAATTAATGAGGCAATAATGTTTTTAGAAGATACACAAGTTCATGAAACTGCTCCTTTCAATACATTGCTCGAAGGTTGCTGCAATGCTGGTGAGGTTCTGGCAGCAAATGTTCTGCTTGAGACAATGTCTGAGAGAAACATAGCTGATTGCCAATCTTGGAATATTCTCATTAGATGGCTTTGTGAGAATGAAGAGACCAACAAGGCATATATACTTCTTGGCAGAATGATAAAATCATTTGTTATTCTTGACCATGCAACATATTCTGCACTTGTAGTTGGGAAGTGTAGATTGGGCAAGTATGAAGAAGCAATGGAactatttcatcaaatttatgcCAGATGCTGGGTTTTAGATTTTGCCTCTTATTCTGAACTTGTTGGTGGCCTCAGTGACATCAAGCATTCTCAAGATGCCATTGAAGTGTTTCACTATATGTCAATGAAGAGATGCTCTCTTCATTCCTTGTCCTTCTACAAGTTGATAAAATGTGTATGTGACTCAGGACAGGTCAACCAAGCCATAAGACTATGGCAATTAGCTTATTTTTGTGGTATTTCATGCTGTATTGCCACACACACGACTATCATGCGTGAGCTGTCAAAATCAAGAAGGGCAGAAGATCTGTTAGCATTCCTGTCACAAATGTTGATGGTAGGGAGCAATCTTGATTTGGAAGCATATTGTATACTTTTTCAAAGCATGAGTAAACACAATAAAGTAAAGgaatgtgttttatttttcaatatgatGGTCCATGAAGGTCTAATACCTGATCCGGACAGACTATTTGATCAACTTTCATTCATAGCCAATCATTCTCAGTTATCTATGATTCCTAGTGCAATTGATAGAATTTCTGATGGTGACATTTTGAATCCAGCAATGTTTGGCTTACTGATAACTGCCTTGCTGAAAGAGGGTAAGGAACATGAGGCTCGTCGATTACTGGATTTGATGTTAGAAAAAGGTTGGCTCCCTGATGCAACCACTCATAATTTATTGATTGGATCTGATGTTAGAGAAAGAAGCCAAGCAATGTTGTTTGATAATTCTGCCTCACTGGATTCTGTAAGCAATATACTTGCAGAAGGCCTTGGAGATCCATGA
- the LOC114403292 gene encoding uncharacterized protein LOC114403292, which translates to MSLRRFLGYSDGEVMRSDAKPCSRLMRHTAAIFSVGGALGFWVLCRMHYGPRITNPRSLRWAACGAVTASSGTALLVRLFSPECEPQNIAAYDNKN; encoded by the exons ATGTCGCTGAGGCGTTTCTTAGGCTATTCTGATGGTGAGGTCATGAGGTCTGATGCAAAACCTTGTTCCAGGCTAATGAGGCACACAGCTGCAATCTTTAGTGTTGGTGGAGCATTAGGATTTTGGGTCCTTTGCCGAATGCACTATG GTCCTCGAATTACAAATCCTAGGAGTCTTCGTTGGGCAGCATGTGGAGCTGTAACTGCGAGCTCAGGCACGGCTTTGCTGGTTCGTTTGTTTAGTCCTGAATGTGAGCCCCAGAATATAGCTGCTTATGACAATAAAAACTAA
- the LOC114403152 gene encoding probable L-cysteine desulfhydrase, chloroplastic has product MASNGDAVHPHPSKKIKLFSNSINSTNSSFITHAEIESEFSHHHPTVARLNNGAFGCCPASVIAVQREWQMKNLRQPDHFYFNDLKKGLLHSRTIIKNLVNAEHVDEISLVDNASTATAIVLQQAAWAFQEAKFQKGDVVLVLHYAYGAVKKAIEAYVVRAGGTVIEVPLPFPVTSNDDVVNEFRKALERGKSRGNRIRLAVIDHVTSMPSVVIPVKDLVKICREEGVEQVFVDAAHSIGCTRVDMQEIGADFYTSNLHKWFFCPPSVAFLYARASSKARDLHHPVVSHEYGKGLAVESSWTGNRDYSAQLVVPAVMEFVKRFEGGIEGIRKRNHDLVVEMGEMLVEAWGTHLGSPSHMSASMVMVGLPPSLGIGSDSDAQKLRTRLRDEFDVEVPIYFRGGEDGSVTAYARISRQVYNKVEDYYKFRNAVNQLVQDGFTCALLSA; this is encoded by the exons ATGGCCTCCAACGGCGACGCCGTTCATCCCCACCCTTCCAAAAAGATCAAACTCTTCAGCAATTCCATTAACTCAACTAATTCCTCGTTTATCACCCATGCCGAGATCGAATCGGAATTCTCCCACCACCACCCCACGGTGGCGCGCCTCAACAACGGCGCCTTCGGGTGCTGCCCGGCTTCCGTGATCGCCGTGCAGCGCGAGTGGCAGATGAAGAACCTCCGGCAACCGGACCACTTCTACTTCAACGACCTCAAGAAGGGACTCCTTCACTCCCGCACCATCATCAAGAACCTCGTCAACGCCGAACACGTGGACGAGATCTCCCTCGTCGACAACGCCTCCACCGCCACCGCCATCGTCCTCCAGCAAGCCGcctgggccttccaggaagcaAAATTCCAGAAAGGCGACGTGGTCCTCGTGCTCCACTACGCCTACGGCGCCGTCAAGAAAGCCATCGAGGCCTACGTGGTGCGCGCCGGAGGCACCGTTATCGAAGTCCCCCTCCCCTTCCCCGTCACCTCCAACGACGACGTAGTCAACGAATTCCGAAAAGCCCTTGAGAGGGGCAAGTCCCGAGGCAACAGAATTCGCTTAGCGGTTATCGACCACGTGACTTCCATGCCCAGCGTGGTCATCCCCGTTAAGGACTTGGTTAAAATCTGCAGAGAGGAGGGTGTGGAGCAG GTATTCGTGGACGCGGCACACTCGATTGGGTGCACGCGCGTGGACATGCAGGAGATCGGAGCGGACTTCTACACCAGCAACTTGCACAAGTGGTTCTTCTGCCCTCCCTCCGTGGCGTTCCTCTACGCACGTGCCTCCTCTAAGGCACGTGACCTGCACCATCCCGTGGTGTCGCACGAGTACGGGAAGGGGTTGGCCGTGGAGAGCTCGTGGACCGGGAACAGGGACTACAGCGCGCAGCTGGTGGTTCCGGCGGTTATGGAGTTCGTGAAAAGGTTCGAGGGTGGGATTGAAGGGATCAGAAAGAGGAACCATGATTTGGTTGTTGAGATGGGGGAGATGCTGGTGGAGGCTTGGGGGACCCACCTTGGGAGTCCTTCGCATATGAGTGCTAGCATGGTGATGGTGGGTTTGCCTCCTTCTTTGGGTATTGGGAGTGACTCTGATGCTCAAAAGCTTAGGACCCGTTTGAGGGATGAATTTGATGTTGAAGTACCAATTTATTTTCGTGGTGGGGAAGATGGCTCTGTTACTGCGTATGCACGAATTTCTCGTCAGGTTTACAACAAGGTTGAGGACTATTATAAGTTCAGGAATGCGGTTAATCAACTTGTGCAAGATGGGTTTACTTGTGCTCTTCTTTCGGCTTGA
- the LOC114403470 gene encoding uncharacterized protein LOC114403470: MAAMKIIAICQSGGKFVTGKDGCLSYKGGDAHAIDIGDLMKFDEFKEEVAEMFNIRADSMSIKYFLPGNKKILITISNDKDLQRMIKFHGSSSTVDIYILIEEVAAPEVSNMPASRSSRTTLSETVAVAPEPLNAFHTAVADGVLDVVHDTNQIDTNTDMDTPLEVPPVPLQSSNDEKYAKGAQQWQNTITGVGQRFSSVHEFRESLRKYAIAHQFAFKYKKNDSHRVTVKCKAEGCPWRIHASRLSTTQLICIKKMNSTHTCEGAFATTGHQATRSWVASIIKEKLKDFPDYKPKDIVNDIKQEYGIQLNYFQAWRGKEIAKEQLQGSYKEAYSQLPFFCKKLMEANPGSLAMCTTKEDSSFDRLFVSLHALLLGFQQGCRPLIFLDSIPLKSKYQGTLLAATSADADDGVFPVAFAIVDDAESDDSWHWFLLQLKSVLSTSCPITFVADREKGLKTSIAEIFEGSFHAYCLRYLTEQLFRDLKGQFSHEVMRLMIEDLYAAAYATKPEGFQNSMESIKKISEEAYNWIIQSEPQNWANSFFLGTRYNHMTSNFGELFYNWAADADELPITQMVDVIRGKIMELIISRKAVSDQWETRLSPTMEEKLKKESQKSNSLSVLQSTCSTYEVCGDTTEVVDIDRWECSCKAWQLTGVPCCHAIAVISGIDQSFYDYCSRYCTAESYRLTYSEIVHPILDMEVSASKDSQLVVTVTPPPTKRPPGRPAMKRFGSQEVVKRHLHCSRCKGLGHNKSTCKEQL, encoded by the exons ATGGCTGCTATGAAGATAATTGCAATATGTCAGTCGGGAGGTAAGTTTGTGACTGGCAAAGATGGTTGTTTGTCATATAAAGGTGGTGATGCTCATGCTATAGACATTGGTGATCTAATGAAGTTTGATGAGTTCAAGGAAGAAGTGGCAGAAATGTTTAATATTAGAGCTGATAGCATGTCTATCAAGTATTTCCTTCCAGGGAATAAGAAGATTCTCATTACTATTTCTAATGACAAGGATCTACAACGAATGATCAAATTTCATGGGAGTTCTTCTACTGTTGATATCTATATCCTTATTGAAGAGGTAGCTGCCCCTGAGGTGTCAAACATGCCTGCCAGTAG GTCAAGCAGAACAACCTTGTCTGAAACAGTAGCAGTAGCACCGGAGCCACTCAATGCTTTTCACACTGCTGTTGCTGATGGTGTGCTTGATGTCGTTCATGATACCAATCAAATTGATACAAATACGGACATGGACACTCCTCTAGAAGTTCCCCCTGTTCCTCTTCAATCCTCAAATGATGAGAAGTATGCCAAAGGGGCACAGCAGTGGCAGAATACTATAACTGGAGTGGGTCAAAGGTTCAGCAGTGTACATGAATTTCGAGAATCCTTGCGTAAATATGCCATTGCTCATCAATTTGcctttaaatataagaaaaatgataGTCATCGTGTAACTGTTAAATGCAAAGCAGAAGGTTGTCCTTGGAGAATTCATGCATCAAGGTTGTCAACTACTCAATTGATATGTATCAAGAAAATGAATTCAACTCATACCTGTGAAGGGGCTTTTGCAACAACTGGGCATCAAGCAACTAGGAGTTGGGTGGCCAGTATTATAAAGGAGAAGTTGAAAGATTTTCCGGATTACAAGCCCAAGGACATTGTCAATGACATCAAACAGGAATATGGAATTCAGCTTAACTATTTTCAGGCATGGCGTGGGAAAGAGATTGCTAAGGAGCAGCTTCAGGGTTCTTATAAAGAGGCATATAGTCAGTTACCTTTCTTCtgtaaaaaattaatggaggctAACCCTGGAAGTCTTGCGATGTGCACTACTAAGGAAGACTCAAGCTTTGATCGTCTCTTTGTATCACTTCATGCTTTGTTGCTTGGCTTCCAACAAGGTTGTCGACCACTGATTTTCCTTGATAGCATTCCATTGAAATCAAAATACCAAGGAACTTTGTTAGCAGCAACGTCTGCGGATGCCGATGATGGTGTATTTCCTGTTGCCTTTGCCATTGTTGATGATGCTGAATCGGACGATAGCTGGCATTGGTTCTTACTTCAACTAAAGTCGGTACTGTCAACATCTTGTCCCATAACATTTGTGGCAGACAGAGAGAAGGGGCTGAAAACTTCTATTGCTGAAATATTTGAAGGTTCATTTCATGCATACTGCCTGCGATACTTAACTGAGCAACTTTTTAGAGACTTGAAAGGGCAGTTTTCTCACGAGGTAATGCGACTCATGATTGAAGATTTGTATGCTGCTGCTTATGCAACCAAACCAGAAGGCTTTCAAAACTCAATGGAGAGCATTAAAAAGATTTCTGAAGAAGCATACAATTGGATTATTCAAAGTGAGCCCCAGAACTGGGCAAATTCATTTTTTCTGGGTACTAGGTATAATCACATGACATCAAACTTTGGGGAGCTGTTCTATAATTGGGCAGCTGATGCAGATGAATTGCCGATAACACAGATGGTTGATGTAATTAGGGGTAAGATTATGGAGTTAATTATTTCCAGAAAGGCAGTATCTGATCAATGGGAAACTAGGTTGAGTCCAACCATGGAGGAGAAGCTTAAGAAGGAAAGCCAAAAATCTAATTCACTTTCAGTTCTACAATCAACCTGTAGCACCTATGAGGTTTGTGGCGACACAACTGAGGTGGTTGATATTGATAGGTGGGAATGTAGTTGCAAGGCCTGGCAGCTGACTGGTGTGCCATGCTGCCATGCCATTGCTGTCATTAGTGGCATTGACCAGAGTTTTTATGATTATTGCTCCAGATACTGTACAGCTGAGAGCTATAGGCTGACTTACTCGGAGATTGTACATCCAATTTTAGACATGGAAGTGTCTGCTTCAAAAGATTCTCAGCTTGTGGTAACAGTAACACCTCCTCCCACCAAAAGACCACCTGGTCGGCCAGCTATGAAGCGATTTGGATCTCAGGAAGTAGTCAAGCGCCATCTCCATTGCAGTCGATGCAAGGGACTTGGGCATAACAAGTCTACTTGCAAGGAGCAATTATAG
- the LOC114402462 gene encoding uncharacterized protein LOC114402462 yields MMNPPPAKPAPPGGDTTLKGECGNCGWKERRLLHWLWIRGMNRLVCTSCVLRLHPSFFCPSCFDFFDHPLSNTSSAFAHRFVSCTKCSSLTHLSCLPSPPPSPFLCPPCSQHNFSFFPDSTAPLDKRRALILLCACKLAAASVAKSLALARTRVERTVREAALARKRARDALDHCSTVEKIKRLGLLGTFDASNSKYLGMGTMNHNHNNVTVLNGFVGPQGKVKADVNNIDA; encoded by the coding sequence ATGATGAACCCTCCACCGGCGAAACCCGCTCCTCCGGGAGGAGACACGACCCTGAAGGGAGAATGCGGCAACTGCGGCTGGAAGGAGCGTCGGCTCCTCCACTGGCTCTGGATTCGCGGCATGAACCGCTTGGTGTGTACCTCCTGCGTCCTCCGCCTCCACCCCTCCTTCTTCTGCCCCTCCTGCTTCGACTTCTTCGACCACCCTCTCTCCAACACCTCCTCCGCCTTCGCCCACCGCTTCGTCTCCTGCACCAAGTGCTCCTCCCTCACCCACCTCTCCTGCCTCCCTTCCCCTCCCCCCTCTCCCTTCCTCTGCCCCCCCTGCTCCCAACACAACTTCTCCTTCTTCCCCGATTCCACCGCCCCCTTAGATAAACGCCGCGCCCTCATCCTCCTCTGCGCCTGCAAGCTCGCCGCGGCCTCCGTCGCTAAATCCCTCGCCCTCGCCCGGACCAGAGTCGAACGCACCGTCCGCGAGGCCGCCCTCGCCAGAAAGAGGGCCCGGGACGCTCTCGACCATTGCTCCACCGTGGAGAAGATCAAGCGCCTCGGCCTCCTAGGCACCTTCGATGCTTCTAACTCTAAGTATTTGGGAATGGGAACGATGAATCATAACCATAATAATGTTACTGTTTTGAATGGCTTCGTGGGACCTCAGGGCAAGGTTAAGGCTGATGTCAACAACATTGATGCCTAA